From Sphingobium sp. RAC03, a single genomic window includes:
- the rodA gene encoding rod shape-determining protein RodA, translated as MSLVPQPLTQFPWRVMALLLAIATFGTLVLYSAADGNIFPWAVNQSVRFCIFSAMALVLSRIPIELFSRFAFPAYGSVLIALILVELIGGVRGGSQRWINLGFMLLQPSEFMKPIIVLAVAQFYARLPVGEIRRWNAIWPALVLIGLPWSLVLIQPDLGTATMILAGGVTVMFLAGLPLRLFVGSGLALAAIVPIAFSFLHDYQQKRVLIFLDPESDPLGAGYHISQSKIAIGSGGIWGKGFLQGSQSHLDYLPEGHTDFVFATMAEEWGLVGGIVMIGAFMLLFRWGLRVAMRTPDKFARLVAAGLTTTIFFYVAINLMMVMGLAPVVGIPLPFMSYGGSSMLTVMLCVGIIMAIDRSNRRSSGHRNWA; from the coding sequence TGCCGCAGCCGCTGACCCAATTTCCCTGGCGCGTCATGGCCTTGCTGCTCGCGATCGCGACCTTCGGTACTCTGGTGCTCTACAGTGCGGCGGACGGCAACATCTTCCCCTGGGCCGTCAACCAGTCGGTACGCTTCTGCATCTTCTCGGCCATGGCGCTGGTCCTTAGTCGCATTCCGATCGAGCTATTCTCGCGCTTCGCTTTTCCCGCCTATGGCAGCGTGCTCATCGCCTTGATCCTGGTCGAATTGATCGGCGGGGTCAGAGGCGGGAGCCAACGCTGGATCAACCTCGGCTTCATGCTGCTCCAGCCGTCGGAGTTCATGAAGCCGATCATCGTGCTGGCCGTCGCGCAATTCTACGCCAGGCTGCCTGTAGGAGAAATTCGTCGCTGGAACGCGATCTGGCCTGCGCTGGTGCTCATCGGTCTGCCCTGGTCGCTGGTACTGATCCAGCCGGATCTCGGCACCGCCACGATGATCCTGGCGGGCGGCGTGACGGTCATGTTCCTCGCCGGACTGCCGCTACGCCTGTTCGTCGGCTCTGGGCTGGCGCTGGCCGCGATCGTCCCGATCGCCTTCAGCTTCCTGCACGACTATCAGCAAAAGCGCGTCCTGATCTTCCTGGACCCTGAAAGCGATCCTTTGGGTGCCGGCTATCATATCAGCCAGTCGAAGATCGCGATTGGTTCCGGCGGCATTTGGGGCAAGGGCTTCCTGCAGGGCTCACAAAGCCATCTCGACTATCTGCCCGAAGGCCATACCGATTTCGTTTTCGCCACCATGGCGGAAGAATGGGGCCTGGTTGGCGGCATCGTTATGATCGGTGCCTTCATGCTGCTGTTCCGCTGGGGCCTGCGCGTGGCGATGCGGACCCCCGACAAGTTCGCGCGCCTGGTCGCGGCGGGGCTGACCACCACCATTTTCTTCTATGTCGCGATCAACCTGATGATGGTGATGGGTCTGGCACCGGTCGTCGGCATCCCCCTGCCCTTTATGTCCTATGGCGGGTCGTCGATGCTGACGGTCATGTTGTGCGTGGGCATCATCATGGCCA